The following proteins come from a genomic window of Rutidosis leptorrhynchoides isolate AG116_Rl617_1_P2 chromosome 10, CSIRO_AGI_Rlap_v1, whole genome shotgun sequence:
- the LOC139873117 gene encoding uncharacterized protein has translation MEVEDNYEEPNLCSGTDGKSDTGMRISESTNDHMDVGDNNQDKGIETKSDASSGAHEVVADSTVTGDITTNNISIDTDISNQDLQNLQLDGDCVDDARKECGTNEEVIDSVAPNELITVSKCESEDEDATSDCGSDKIIFKPEADTDSTATEKYDPDIRSSDKLLDNVSTKNIELNGAPAPSMHQDRPLPTLKSLLESSNQQPCQSPIEEISKSTNISNESPIEELNNTSIINNNIKSDVIHTFHKVENPVQAHERSNEPHGAHKLQEAGSDNVAMFNTVNRSEGESSFSVAGPVSGLITYSGPIAFSGSISLRSDSSTTSTRSFAFPILPNEWNSSPVRMAKADRRRLQKHRGWRYGFLCCRF, from the exons ATGGAGGTGGAAGATAATTACGAAGAACCTAATTTATGTTCTGGAACCGACGGAAAAAGTGATACCGGTATGCGGATTTCGGAATCTACTAATGATCATATGGATGTTGGAGATAATAATCAGGATAAAGGGATTGAAACGAAATCTGATGCATCTTCTGGGGCCCATGAAGTTGTTGCAGATTCGACTGTCACTGGTGATATCACTACCAACAACATAAGTATCGATACAGATATTTCGAATCAAGATTTACAGAATTTACAACTAGACGGAGATTGTGTGGATGATGCTCGTAAAGAATGTGGGACCAACGAAGAAGTAATTGATTCTGTGGCTCCAAATGAGTTAATCACTGTGTCTAAATGTGAAAGTGAAGATGAGGATGCAACTTCTGATTGTGGTTCAGACAAAATAATATTTAAACCAGAAGCTGATACTGATTCAACGGCCACCGAAAAATATGATCCAGATATACGTTCGAGTGATAAGTTGTTGGATAATGTCTCTACAAAGAACATAGAGTTAAATGGTGCCCCTGCCCCCTCTATGCACCAAGATAGACCACTGCCAACCCTTAAATCCCTCCTCGAATCCTCTAATCAACAGCCTTGTCAG AGTCCTATAGAAGAAATTTCAAAGAGTACTAATATCTCAAATGAAAGCCCAATAGAGGAATTAAACAACACTTCAATTATCAACAATAATATCAAATCGGACGTAATTCATACCTTCCATAAGGTTGAGAATCCCGTGCAAGCTCACGAACGTTCCAATGAACCGCATGGTGCACATAAGCTCCAGGAGGCCGGTTCAGATAATGTTGCAATGTTTAACACCGTTAACCGTAGTGAAGGAGAGTCAAGTTTCTCTGTTGCGGGTCCCGTTTCAGGGCTAATAACGTACTCAGGTCCCATAGCGTTTTCTGGAAGCATCTCTCTTCGATCGGATAGTAGCACAACTAGCACTCGCTCCTTTGCCTTCCCAAT ATTACCGAATGAATGGAATAGCAGTCCTGTAAGAATGGCAAAAGCTGATCGGAGGCGTTTACAAAAGCATCGTGGGTGGCGATATGGGTTTTTATGCTGTAGATTTTGA